The segment TGCGTTCTGCATAAGCAGTGATCAGAGCTTCCCTTTTCTCACCGATCTTTTTGGCTACTTCCGCCCGTTTCTCGTCGGAAATGCGCCGCGGCGTGCCTGTCGCCTCCATCATTGTATCCCTACGTTCTCCGGCATCTTTTTTTATCTCACGCGAGGTCTCCAGCATTTTTTTTCTCGCCTCTCCCGGCTTCCCCTCGTCTATTTGTTTTTGCGCTTCGCGCCTTGCTTCCATCTCTTTTTTCAGCGCTTCCTCTCTCTGTTCACGTGCCTTTTTGAGCACTTCCGATGAAACACCGGTGCCATCCATCATCCCGCTATCTCCCTCCATATGAGTGACCGCAGTCCCCGCTGAAGAACCCCCTGTTTCTTCAGCAAACGCACGGCTCGCACCGAACGCAAGCACGGCAACAACCGTTAATAAAAATATCAATAATTTCTTGGCCGATTCAAAATTTCCTGCAAATATATTCATGGTTTCATCATGCCCTTCGCTCGTCGCGACGAGTTTTAGTGCTCTATTAAAAAGTGTACATATCGGTTGCAAAACACTCTATTTCGCTACCATTTACATCTTTTCTTATTATACGTGATAACCGCCATGATGGGTATCATGGCGGTTATCCACAGAAACCACTTATTCGGCTTTGGTCGCGTACTTCTCTTCGTAGAGTTTACGGGAACGGTCAATCGCTTTACATGCCGCGTCTTTTCCTTCAAATCCGGTGACCGTCACCTTTTTTCCCTGGATTTTTTTATAGGTGGAGTAAAAATGTTCCATCTCTTTGAGTGTGTGTTCATTGACGTCTTCAAGGTCTAAAACGCTATTAAAGCGAGGGTCCTCAACCGGCACGGCAATGATCTTGTCGTCAGAATCTCCCGAGTCAACCATGTGCATGATCGCGATCGGCCGCACACGCGCTAAAATACCGGTAACCAGTGGGTGCGTGGTGAGCACTATCACGTCCAGAGCGTCGTTGTCGTCCCAGAGTGTCTGCGGTACAAACCCGTAGTCATAAGGAAAATCTTGCGCTGTGTGCGCCACCCGGTCAAGCGCGATAAGCCCCGTTTCTTTGTCTATTTCGTATTTATTTTTTGACCCCTTCGGAATCTCAATGATAACGTTGAGGGTTTCGGGAGCGTTTTCGCCCGCGGAAATATCGTGCCACAGATTCATAATAAGAATATTTTTATTTACTAGATTCGCTCTATAATAGACCCTTTATTTCCCCGCGTCTTCCGACATTCCTTCTTTTTCCTCCTCCTTATCAATAGCTTCTTCAACATCTTCCGGCGTAATATTTTCCATGTCTTCGGTTTCCGCGTGCCGCACCTCGCCCGTTTCTTCTTCAACGATTTCTTCGGCAAGCTCTTTTTCTTCGATCTCTTTTTCCACCTCCTCCGTTTCCTTTCCTTCCGCTGTAAGTTCCGTTTCTTTCTGCTCTATAGTGTTATTTGCAATATTTACCTCTTCTCCGTTTACCGCCACAACAACATCGCCACCCGCTCCTTCAATATCAATCCTCCATCCGGTAAGCTTCGCCGCCAAGCGGACATTTTGTCCCCCCTTCCCGATTGCCAAAGAAAGTTGATCTTCGGCAACGATTACCTTTGCGCGCTTTTCTTCTTCGTTTACCTTGATGTCAATGATCTTCGCGGGAGAAAGCGCAGCCGCCACGAATGTTCCCGGGTCGGAAGACCACTCAATGATATCTATTTTCTCGCCCGCAAGCTCATTGGTAACGGTAGAAACACGAATACCGCGCTGACCGACACACGCGCCGATTGGGTCAACTTTTTCGTCATTGGTGAGAACGGCGATCTTTGACCGTGCACCTGCTTCGCGGGCAATGCTTTTGATCTCCACCACACCACTG is part of the Patescibacteria group bacterium genome and harbors:
- a CDS encoding inorganic diphosphatase, whose protein sequence is MNLWHDISAGENAPETLNVIIEIPKGSKNKYEIDKETGLIALDRVAHTAQDFPYDYGFVPQTLWDDNDALDVIVLTTHPLVTGILARVRPIAIMHMVDSGDSDDKIIAVPVEDPRFNSVLDLEDVNEHTLKEMEHFYSTYKKIQGKKVTVTGFEGKDAACKAIDRSRKLYEEKYATKAE